In a genomic window of Cydia fagiglandana chromosome 8, ilCydFagi1.1, whole genome shotgun sequence:
- the LOC134666890 gene encoding O-acyltransferase like protein-like — MTQGNFVDLGYYQQCLAISENFEPSDIEGKYCMINVPLVQDELNLPVLPEWPEGSVRSGDWPNLPWQQPHSDIFRNLQKVRTEAAKYSRMPGPDGTDFMRVTEDSPMANEVFRLAVCLPKACTPRQFLDTVFINTTSVGLQLTEEYCRLRNDKPFAPVDYAAILLTFNSVPGTLESLDGIRSISMLWVIIFHTYATNGNTHLFNRQELFTWMYSFSALWFVASPISVDTFFLLSGLLIVYTTVGKITPKGLLKNIHMFYLHRLLRMFPILATAVFLQASLFNHLSDGPEWHIVVDKVERCRAYWWATLTYVQNYLVHARCIGPSWYLAVDMQLHILSPFILFWMLGRKRSAWIALTLVILVVMVVSTTYNYLNKFQTASRSQEDAIHYLRYYYHNTLTRCSPFFVGMLFGYLLNMYKSKQVHMARWFVALCWFCAFVVSTGIIYSSYPVLQMDWDSPFWDGIINSFARPGWAVCVGWVVFACTHGYGGPVNWFLSLRMWKLPSRLSYAMYIFHYSFMVVVNSTSVSVGHFSVERFFYRFLADFVTAFIVAFVATVLIDYPFATLVKMAIGGSKTGKATAKTKTRM; from the exons ATGACACAAGGAAATTTTGTAGACCTCGGTTACTACCAGCAGTGTCTAGCAATCAGTGAAAACTTTGAGCCGTCAGACATAGAGGGCAAGTACTGTATGATCAATGTTCCACTGGTTCAAGATGAGTTAAACTTACCAGTGTTGCCAGAATGGCCAGAAGGTTCAGTGAGGTCCGGGGACTGGCCCAACCTTCCGTGGCAACAACCACATAGTGACATATTCAGAAATCTACAAAAGGTACGCACGGAAGCAGCAAAGTACAGTCGTATGCCAGGACCTGATGGTACGGATTTTATGag GGTAACAGAAGACAGCCCGATGGCTAATGAAGTCTTCAGACTGGCAGTATGTCTTCCTAAAGCGTGCACACCCAGGCAGTTCCTCGACACTGTGTTTATCAACACCACTAGCGTGGGTTTACAACTCACGGAAGAGTATTGCAGACTGAGGAATGATAAACCGTTTGCACCTGTTGATTATGCTGCTAT TTTGCTCACATTCAACTCTGTGCCTGGAACTTTAGAGAGCCTGGATGGAATCAGATCCATATCCATGTTGTGGGTCATCATATTCCACACTTATGCTACCAATGGGAATACACACTTGTTTAACCGTCAAGAACTGTTCACG TGGATGTATTCATTCTCGGCACTTTGGTTCGTGGCGTCTCCCATTTCAGTGGACACCTTCTTCTTGCTGAGCGGACTGCTGATTGTGTATACCACTGTTGGGAAGATAACTCCAA aGGGTCTCCTTAAAAACATCCATATGTTCTATCTTCACCGTTTATTGCGGATGTTTCCCATTTTGGCCACCGCCGTGTTTCTCCAAGCGTCGTTGTTCAACCACCTCTCCGACGGGCCGGAGTGGCACATCGTCGTTGATAAAGTGGAACGGTGCAGGGCGTACTGGTGGGCCACCCTCACTTACGTGCAGAACTATTTGGTGCATGCACGG TGTATTGGCCCTAGTTGGTACCTCGCTGTCGACATGCAGCTGCATATACTCTCACCTTTCATATTATTCTGGATGCTCGGCAGAAAAAGATCGGCATGGATTGCATTAACTCTTGTCATATTGGTTGTCATGGTGGTGTCGACAACGTATAACTATTTAAACAAGTTCCAGACCGCATC GCGATCGCAAGAAGATGCCATCCACTACCTACGGTACTACTATCACAACACACTGACCAGATGCTCGCCCTTCTTCGTTGGCATGTTGTTTGGCTATCttcttaatatgtataaaagCAAACAAGTCCACATGGCTAGA TGGTTTGTAGCATTATGCTGGTTCTGCGCCTTCGTGGTTTCCACTGGCATCATCTACTCCTCATACCCCGTCCTGCAGATGGACTGGGACAGCCCCTTCTGGGACGGCATCATCAACTCCTTCGCCAGGCCCGGGTGGGCTGTCTGTGTTGGCTGGGTGGTATTTGCGTGTACACACGGTTATGGAG GTCCTGTCAACTGGTTCCTGTCGCTCCGTATGTGGAAGCTCCCCTCTCGGCTCTCCTACGCGATGTACATCTTCCACTATTCCTTTATGGTTGTTGTCAATTCTACTTCTGTATCGGTTGGCCACTTCTCCGTGGAACGCTTT TTCTACCGATTCTTAGCTGACTTCGTGACGGCGTTTATAGTCGCTTTTGTAGCGACAGTGCTGATAGATTATCCTTTCGCTACGCTTGTAAAGATGGCGATAGGAGGAA GTAAGACTGGGAAGGCGACGGCGAAGACAAAAACAAGGATGTGA